Sequence from the Nitrosopumilus maritimus SCM1 genome:
GAAAATTTACGATAAAGAATATCAGGAAAATAGATTCGAAATATGATTTTCAAATCAATCTTTTTAAGAGAATGAGTTTAGAAAAAATCATGATGCTAAAATCAGAAAAATCAATCAAAGAATATCTCCAAAAATTACCGGATGACACCATAATCAAATACTACCTAGATGTAGAATACAGTCCATTTCCAATCCTAGTTATTGAAGAATATACCAGGAGGTTCAAGAAAAAGACAAAAAATGAGATTATCAAGGATTTGAAGTATCAGAGTAGGTTAGCACGTAAAAAAACTCAAGAATTGGGCAAAATGGCAAAAAGACACAAACTGGTAGATGATGTTACGAAGCAAAAATCTGATGAAATCATCAAACATGCAAAAAAGAGAGGATTTGAAATTAGTCAAGCAATTTCAAAAAAGAAAGAAAAACTTGCCACTAAACTCAAAAAAACAGCAAAACCAGGTACTGTCAAAAAAAGAATTTCAACGAAATTAAAGACATCTACACAGAAACATCTAGAAGAATTAGAAAAATTAGGGGAATTAAAGAAACAAGGATTAATCACTGCCAAAGAATTCCAAGATACAAAGAAAAAGATCCTAGCAAAAATCTAAACATATTAGCAACAAGTGCTCAAATCAGGAATTTTGATTTGTTTTAAACATGGAAATCCAGTTTTGCATAATCTTTTTGTTCAAATCAACAAAAGTGTCTGAATTATCATTTAACGTCTTTGCATAGTTTTTGTTTTGTTCAACATTTGCAATTGCCATTTTATGCAAGATAGAGCGAAACTTTATTGTTTCATCAGACATGTTTTTGATAATATCTTTTGCAGTGTCAGGAAATGAATAATCTAATCCAGATTTATTAAAAAATTCTTTTTGAAGGGAAAGTTGTGAATTTACATAGTTTTTCCATAATTTGTAATACTCGTTTTGTAAATCAAACAATGTTTGTTGGATGTGAGGAACATTTTGTTCTAACTCTAGAAAATACTTTTTGTTTATATTTTCAAATAACTCAAAATCGTTATTTTGAGATTTTTCGGACATAATTTTTTGATAATTTGTGAGAATTTAAACTAGTAGGTAAAAAGCAACCACAGTATTATTTGAAATGAAATGAATATACACTAGTAATTTACAATACAAACTCAGATGATTACATTTGAAAATAGAGTGCGCTACGAATACAAAATAAAAACAGCTAGAGTAGATACGCTTGTAAAATCGATATTGACGCATAGAGATCCAAAAAGTCAAGAAGCCAAAGATGCATCAAAATTTCTTGATGTGTTGATTACAGAGATAGATAGATTTTATGAAGAGCATAGCGATATCTTGTCAAAAAAAGGCAAAAGACCACATCCACGTTCACGATTACCAGAGAACAAAGAATGGAATGAAAATGTAGAAAAATATTATGAAAAAAATCCTCGTAAGAGGCCTAAAAAATAAAAAAGACTAGATTTCTGAAATCATCTCATTTATGACAGGAGCAGTTGTGTTCTTTGCCACCACAAGATGAACCGTGTGAACTATCTTTACAAGAACCACCCATGCCATGTTTGTCATCTCTATCATGTTCACTATGTTTACCACATTTACAAGAACAGCTATGTTCACCATGTGCACCATCTTTACCGTGTGAACTATCTTTACAAGAACCACTCATGCCATGTTTGTCTTTCATGTCATGTTGTTTATCATTCATCATGTGAGACATGTGTTGCATATGATCAACAAAACTCATTGATTGCATCTTTTCATACATTTTATCAAACATCTTCATCATATGGGATTTTTCAGAATCATTCAATGAATCCCATGCAGATACAAGTTGGGTTCTATGAAGCTCAAATAATCTCTCCATTTTGGCCATAGCCATTTGAGAACTTATTGATGAGCCACGTAATTCAGGCAAGGATTTACGTTCACCGTCAGAAGTGAAATCTTCAGGAGTACATAATCTATCTCCACAAACTTTGTGCTTTGTTTCCATTCCATATTTTGAACTTTTTACACCTTGAGCTTTTGCAGCATCAACAGATTCTATGGAACCAATTTGAATTGTAATTGCCATTGATAAAACAATTGCAATTAGGAATAAAGCAGAATATCCAATTTTCATTATCAAAGCATATCAAATATTCCTTAAAAATAAAGATGTGAATATCCAATTTTGAAAATAACGTGTCTGTTTTTATGAAGAAAAAAGTATGGCAATAATTCCATTTCTGGGAAATTCCAAGATTGTTTTTATTATCAAATTCAAATAAATCATCATGAATGGGTCTCCTAACCACACCTTCATACAAGATTGTAAAGAAGAATATGCTAGGTTAGAAGACAGCATCAAATCCATAGAGGATCTTTTTCAAGAAATTAGTGATTAGTTAAGAAAACTAACTAATCGTCATCGAAGTCATAATCATCGTCATCATAACATTCGATGAAATCAAATTCTTCGTATTTCATGATTATCGTACAAATTCAAAGTAAATAGATCTTCAGTAAAGGAACTATGATTTTCTATGATTCTATATAGTTGGTTTGAGCCTAGAAATTCTCAAATATTGTCAGACACAAAAACCAATCATGGAAAATCCAACTGAGATCAATTCAGTATATTGGGATGAAGAAACAAAGTCATGGCAATACAAAATTGTTCCAGTCGAAGAATATCATGGATTTACAGAATGTCAGCATTGTAGAAGACCAATGTCTCACAACATAAAGAGTGAGGGAGAATTCAAGGTAGTTTATACAAAATGTGGTTGTTCACGTTGATAATTATTTTCCATAAGACATGTAAATTAAAACCCCTGAGAGAATAACAATCAAGATTGCAGGAGGCATCCACGATTTCATAACATCACTTCATTGTTTAGATAGTATTGTTCAAGTCGCTCATAGAGAGGTTCTACATAATCATCACAGGTTTTGACAAACTCTTGTCGAGTGTTTTTTTCACTACTAACAAGAATGACTACCTGATTGATTTTTTGGCCGGTGACTTCTTGAAACATTTGAGCATAACAAGTGGTTTGCAAATAATATTCATACATGTATTCATCAACTTGGGGTTTTCTTTTTGTTTTATAGTCAATAATAGATAATTCTCCATTGTATTTTGCAATAAGGTCACTGGTTCCTGCAACTTTTAGTTTGTCTGAATACATTCGTTGTTCAATACATGTAACATCAGAGATGTTTTCCAAATAGGGTTTTAGATTATGAAAATGAGCAATAGGAAGTAAATCAAAATCATCTAAATTCAAATTTCTACTCAAATAGTCTTCAATGATTTGATGAGACTGGGTGCCAATATGTTGAGATTGTGCAGTGATGTATTGATGAGCAGGTTCATTTTCTTTCCAAGATGCCAAACCATTTTTCTTTTCTTCAGGAGCAGTTGCAGACAAGATGGTGTTTATGGAAGGGTAAATTTTATCAAATTTTGTCTGATACCAATGGCCATCGTCTCGGTCAAGTAATGTGGGCTCTCTTATTTTCAACATCTGAGCAAAATTAGGCATGAATTTGTTTGGAGTACTAGTAATTTAATGCTAAGTCATTTGATCATCTTTTGAAATTTATCAAATTCAGATTTTGTTTTCACAAATTGATCTGTGTTAAGTTTGAGTGAAAAGAGAGGATCCATTTTGTCATTAATGATGAAAATCCGTTCATCAAAGATTACAGTTTCAATAAATTCATCATTAGGATAAACAGTGAACTGAAAGAATTCTTCATCAGTTTTTATTTTTAATTGAAACCCCATCAAAAGGCCAAATTCTTCATCTTTGTTTAGAAATCCTGTCAGACTAGCTCGAAGAGAAGGATTATCATTTATCGCATCATAGTTATTTTGAGTATCAATTACACATGCAACGGGTTTGCCTTGAAGATGTAAAATAACAGATTTGTGAGTAGGAATAAAATCTTCAGTGTTACTCATTTTGTCCAGAGGCATATACTATCAAAGAATTTCAGTATTGTTAAGTATCACGATTTTTTAGTAAATTTATGAGCAATCTTGATGATTCAATTGGAAAAATTCTACTAGAATTGCAAAAAGATGATCCCGAAACATTTGCTAAACTAATGAAAAAAGCACAACAGGAAACCCCAGAACTGTTTGAAGATATTGATGAAGAAAATAAAGAGATTGACGAATATAATAAAAAAGTAGAAGAGTACAACAAGACAATAGATGAAGAATAGTTCATAATAACCTCAGATTTTAAACCAAAATCAGCCTAAAAATCTCCTTGGGATACAAATGTCTTATTTGTAACATTGTTTTAGGAACTCCTAGAAAGCTCGAAGATCATCTTCAAATTGAGCACAAATGGGGTAAAAAACGAGAGATATAGGTTCAAAAAAAAAGAATTGATTTTTTAGTGAATGCTGTAAACAGAAATCATTGAATTTTATATCAAAAAAAGTGCTAGATTTTCAAAAAAAGAAACTTGTTTCAGCTGAAGATACTCTAAAAAAATACATAGATGAAATGAAAAAATTTGAAAATACTCAAAACACAGAAGGGTTAGAAAATTCTAAAAAAATGATAAAAATATGGACAGACAATATTGAAAAAATTAAAAAAGAAATTAAAAAAATAGAATCAAGATGATGTTCAAGAAATTATTCTCAGCAAGTATTATGAAAAGGAGTAAAAACTATGAAATTTAAGAAAGATTCAGAATCATTAAATGAAAATTCAGAATTGAGAATACTTGCTGAATATAATAGGCGACTTAAACAGTTAAAGATTACACAGAAAAAAGTTAACAATTTGAGAAATCACGAGATGGATGAAGAAGCAAACAAGGTTCAAGATCTAGTCAAATTATTAGTAGAAGAGATGGAGGCATACTTTAGAACATATCGTAGTATATTGACAAAGTACGGAATCCTACCAGAGTATCCTTTAGAGATTGATGACATAACAAAAGAAGAAAGAGACACTGCAACTGCATGGCAAAATGCCCATCGAAAAAAATACGGAATATAGGAAAAACTAAGAACATACTAGTAAACATTACAATATTTATCCACAAAAATCCATGTCAAGAGTTCTAATTATGATCGCAATTGGTTAATTTTATGAATTAAACTGAAATTAGATGTTTAAAATTTAACTATATTTTTAAAAATGTATATAGATTTTTTGTAATTTTATGATATAACTGATCACATAATGATCGATCAGATTTAAATACAATTCCCATTTTTGGGAATAGTA
This genomic interval carries:
- a CDS encoding PD-(D/E)XK nuclease family protein, whose product is MPNFAQMLKIREPTLLDRDDGHWYQTKFDKIYPSINTILSATAPEEKKNGLASWKENEPAHQYITAQSQHIGTQSHQIIEDYLSRNLNLDDFDLLPIAHFHNLKPYLENISDVTCIEQRMYSDKLKVAGTSDLIAKYNGELSIIDYKTKRKPQVDEYMYEYYLQTTCYAQMFQEVTGQKINQVVILVSSEKNTRQEFVKTCDDYVEPLYERLEQYYLNNEVML